The window GTTTAGAATTATTTTGTAGTCTTTAATATGTGATTATTATTTTGATAACGtgtgatttttgaaaaaaattatagtGCAATTATATTAAACACTTTTAATCTGTATTTCTAGTGTGCAATCTTAATTTGGTAAAATTAAGATATAAGGTGGTTTTAATGTCTTTTTCATTTGTAAAACAatgttccaaaaaaaaaaaataaaatttattggtGTGAAATAAAATcttcatattattttttatttacccccattaaattaatattttaaatatcccTATTTTCAGATTTTGCTTTTTCTTTTTAAGTAACATTTCAGCTTTTTTTGGGTGATAATTTGAAGGGAACAGTTTTTGACTGAACCGATTCCAAAGATTCTTCTATGGAATTACGTGAAAAAAATAAGAGAAAAGGCCGACAAAATATCCTTCTTCTAAATATATAACAAGAATTTGTCATGCCATGTGTTCCTAAAAATTAAAACATTAGGACAACACCAATTTTTTTTCCCCAATAAATGTGATATCTAGGTTTAAATttaagtgaaaaaaaaaactcacaCATGTATGttgttatatataaaaaaattaatacaaaAATTCTTAAAAGACTGtcttatatataaattttgtgaaataaaattttgatgtgACTCGTTAAAATGATTACTTTCAATGTCATTATATATATGAACTGAGTTGATTGCCTAGTAATATATATTTGTCTAGTAGAAGACATACTGAAAATActaatgtaataaaaaaaatttaaaaaatatgaaatctatatatttttattaattaacgAATTAACATTTTTAAATCAGTATATTCACAACTAGCATCAACTAGTCTGAAccatgtaatattttttaaaaaagataattctaaaattttaaatataataataatatatatttttttaaattatcaaatataaaatattaagaaactaaatttaaatcaaattgacaaaattataataatcaaTTAATCATTAATTAAATTTCAATGATATTTGCTCTGACCCACCGTTCATAAGAACAACAAAATACTGGATGAATTGAGTTTGATTTATGTTATCAATATCTTATATTGGATAAATATGTCGCACATAATTTGATTAATAcagtttatttaattaatataatttacagATTATCGTATTAACtccatgatttatttaaacTCCATTTAGATCAAAAGATAGAGCGAGTtcgtattaaaaaaaataaagcaaaaacttgtgtgagacggtctcacaatcCGTGAGactggtctcacatgagacttactcAAAAAATAATGGCAGATATTGTAATTTTACCCAAAGTCAGGCTCGTTTCCAAGACCCACCCACTTCTAATTGATTAATCATGGCGCATTTTAGCACATTTCCCCATCCATCGAATCCCATCATCTTCCGCAGTTGTCAAGTGGagtaaaaaaagaaaagaaaaaagagtgGCGGTACAGAGAGCATCATTCATTCATATTTCACCGCAGCGAGGAAAATAAGGAAAAAAATAGAGAGCCGAGAAGACAAAAGCGTCGGAAACACAATAACACAGTCGCGTCCCGCATGCTATTTCATCTCCAAACCACTTAAAGCTCTGATCTTTATCCCACATCTGCAATATTAACCGAGAAATTCACGTTTGAGGATGGAGAAAGTGATTCTCGTAGTTAACTGCGAGCTTAAAACTTGTGGGGTAGTGTAGAATACTTCGAAGTGTCTTCTTCAAGCTCTGGGGCTTTTCTCAGCTTCATTTCGTttctcttttgttcttattttctCCGGAGAATGGATTGCAAGAGGAAGCTAACAGGCGATTTGGGTCCAGAGAGGAAGAGGAGCGGAGGTTTGAGAACGAAACAGGCGGGCCGTGCTTCTTGCAGAGGGAGTTAGCCTACGCCTGCGACCCATTTTACATTTTGAGGAGAAAGAAAAGAAGGAGAAGAGAAAAGTGGTTCCTTCTAAGAGGAATACTACTTTAGTCCATTGTTCTGTAAGCTTTGAACTGAATATCTGGGTGCTGCTTTTttagtgtgtatatatatatatacgagaATATTCATATTCTGCTGTTCATTGGTGCATTCGTTGGCACTGTTACTACTATATTAAGTAGTTGAAAGAAATGGGGTACTTGTTGAAAGAGGCTTTGAAGACTCTTTGCGGTTTCGATCAGTGGTCATATGCTGTTCTCTGGAAGATTGGATACCAAAACCCCAAGTAAGTTTGCAAAAATCACAGCTTTGTGGAAtttaaagtaaaaaaataataacaattccAACCTTTGTGGTTTCTTGTTCTTTTTTTGGAAATTGGATTTCGGTCTTCAATTTTTATTGCTGCTTATATTCCTTTTTGCTTCAAGCGTGGGCGCTtcgatttttgtttttgtttttttggggTCAATTTTTGGTAAAATATTACAGTATGTTGTGTACCTTTTTTCAATAGTTTTGATTAATTTACGTGCAATCATTCTctttttttcttgaaattttgtgccaagtactGATAATGACGAGCACATAGGAGAATAATGATAAATTTCTGgtacattttaattaatttatttttcttatgCCTACACAAATATCCAAATTTAACCCAAAAACCATCCTCAGATAAGAGGTTGTATTTTGTTTGATCAGTGAATAATTTTAGGTAACCATAACATGATTTGACGTGCTACAGATTTTTTGGATATGCTTGTCGTTTTTTTCTCTTCGTGATCTAGTAACTTTCcttttttgattttgtaattttGTGCTTGGCTGAATCAATTTGTCCTGGAGAATCTCAGTGGAGGGAAAACAGATTTGTTTTGAACTGTTATGATTTCCTTTTCAAGAATTTGTTCATTTCTGAATATGTTCTTGTTTGCATCTATGTGTGTTCTTACTCGTTTTGTCTTCAACAATTTCTTGTTTCTTGAACTTTGTTTCCATTTCTGAACCTTTTCTCCATGAATTCAAATGGTCTCTATGTTAAGTTATAAGAGAGTCTTGTTAATATCGAGCTGAAATTTTCTTTGGCAGCCTTTTAGTTTGGGAAGAATGTTATTACGATTTGAACTCATATCCGACACATCAAGATTTCAATGCTTCATGGGGTGCGACCGTCGCCAGCAATTTCCAGTCCCAGTATAATACTGGAGAGAAAGTGTCTTTGCTCATAAACAAGATGATGATGGACAATCAAGTTAATATTGTGGGAGAAGGGTAAAGCAATTTACTCTTAACCACGTATTGTACTAAGAttcattaaatataatttattgttttttattttgtttctcAGATTAGTTGGAAGAGTTGCTTTCACTGGTAACCATCAATGGATACTTTCTGAGAATTTTCGTGGAGAAGCCCACCCGCCAGAGGTATGAAATAGAATGCTGGAGAAATCATGAATATGTGATACTTTGCGAGATTTCCAATCGATGTGAAAATGACTCTGAGTGTTTGCTTGCTAACTTGTAGTCTTTTGTTGGTCTTGTAGGTTCTAAACGAGGTATGCCAGCAATTTTCAGCTGGCATGAaggtatatatatttttatttagtttcATGTCACCATGCTTTAATTGTTAAACTAATGCTATTTTTTCCCTAAACAGACGGTTGCAGTTATTCCCGTTCTTCCTCATGGTGTTGTCCAATTTGGTTCATACTTGACAGTATGCACCTTCTTTTCATTATTTCCCTAGAACTTAAAAAAGCCAATATCCAATGACAGAACATAGTATCTTTTAACACATTTATACTGCTATAATTTAATCGGTAATTAAATTGTTTCTGTCTCAGATAGGAGAGAACTTGGGATTCGTACATGATGTGTTAACATTAGTATTTCAACTGGGAGAGGTACCTGGTGTCTTGCTATCTGATAATTATATGTCGAAAGAACCTGCTCGAAGATTTGGGGCTCCAGTATGTCTTGGAAGTTATGCTCATGTTGACTCGTCTCTTGAGTTCGGTAAGTGCTTCTTCTTTCATTGCTGACAGTCTCAACCATGTTGAATGCTCGGTTCAAACTTCAGTTCTTCACACTCAAACCTCTTATCCATTTACTACAGAAATTCGAAATGATTTGCAATCTACTGTTGCAGCAATTCAAGTCTTAAACTCAAGTCCGAGTTGTATGAAACTACATGATTACAATCATATAGCAACGATTGCTCCGACAGAAAAAACTGAAGTTTATCCCTCAATTTCGGAAATATGGATGAACCAGCATACTCCTGTCAATGTCCCAAGGTCTACTCTTGATTTCCCATCTAGCACATGTTTGTTGAATCGTGGCAGTATAAGTTGCATTGAACAATCGGATAGTGGCTGTGAAGGCCCTTTTAATAGCCTCTGTGGCATTCCTCTGCCTACTCTGAGTAAAACTTCTACCTCGACTTCTTGTTCCATTGAAGGTGTGTCCACGCCCCATAATGTGGAAACTTTGTCAAGGATAGACTCTTGCTCAAATGCGAGCAGGACGGTTAATGAAAGCATTACTTCTAAGAGTTCAGCTTCTATTGGgattaaaaatgtgaatttactGAAAAGAGAGGCCTATTTCTCGGATTCTGTCGACCATTTGAGGACAAATTCCTTGCTAGGTAATAGCTCTGGCATCCAACATTATCACATGGAGAAACAGTTGGCGGAAAATTACTTCTGTAAGTCTAACAAAGAACTCGATATAATTACCCATGAGATTTCTATGTCTGGACACAACGAACGTCAAAATACAGTCGCACATTCGATTCCTAGTTTAGTTGAAGACGACAACaaacaaaaattgaaagatcagaGTCATACGATGAGTGATACCAAGTATGACGAATCGTACGTTCAATCTCAGTCTGGAGATGATTTGTTCGATATTTTGGGAGCAGAATTTAAGAACAAGATATTTAGCAGTCGCTGGAAGAGTAGTAAATCACCCCCAAACTTGCACTCAAATATGAATATTCCTTCTAAGAAGAGTCTGGCGTCTTCAGAAATATATGCTGCTAGCCAAGGAAACCTGGATAGTGGGATCATCTCATCTGGCCCTAACCATCTCTTGGATGCAGTAGTATCTAACGTTTACTCTGCTGTAAAGTCGGTCCTGGACGATAGTGTTTCTTGTGGGACAACGTTGACCAATGCTAGCAGCTCCTTGCTACCTAAGACTGGAATTTCATATAGTCGGTGTGGGGTTTCTAACCAGACGAAGGGAGAGTTACTTGGTGTTCCAAAATACATTGCAACAGCAGGAATGATGAGTTCTTGTTCGTTGAGAAATGCTTCTTCCAAGGAAGATTCAGGAACCTGTTCTCAGCTTAGTTCCATTTACGGATCACAAATAAGTTCATGGATTGGAAAGGGTCATGACATGAATCCAAATAATAGCGTGTCTAATGGATGCTCTAAGCAACCTGATGAAACTTCCACACTAAATCGCAAGAGGCTTAAACCTGGGGAAAATCCAAGACCTAGGCCAAAAGATCGGCAAATGATCCAAGATCGCTTCAAGGAGTTGAGGCAAATTGTTCCAAATGGAGCAAAGGTGATACTTTTTGCTTGAGTCTCCTATTTTTACTTTTCTTTTTGTGGTGATTAACCGGTGCTTATTATTCTTATTTTGTTTAACAGTGTAGCATGGATGCTCTTTTGGAACGTACAATCAAACATATGCTTTTTTTACAAAGTGTTACAAAACATTCTGATAAGCTAAAGCAAGCTGGAGAGCCCAAGGTGTGCAATAACATTTCAAACTGTATTTACATATCATTATAGTGAATGGTATAAACTCCTGTGCATGGTCGATCACAGTGGCAAAACTGGTGTTGCATCTTGTGTTTTGGAAAAGTGCAAAAATTCTGATTTTTATCCTTTGTTTAAGTTGCAGATTACTAACACAGATGGCAGTTTGCTGTTGAAAAATAACTTCGAAGGGGGAGCAACATGGGCCTATGAAGTAGGCTCTCAATCTATGGTCTGTCCTCTCATAGTTGAAGATCTGAATCAACCCCGTCAAATGCTTGTGGAGGTAATTCTTGTAAATTTTCAAGTCACGAGTCCTGGAATCATTTTCTGACCCCTAGTTACGGAGTTTTAGTAAAACTCATCTGTTATCACAATCTCAAAAATCTTTGTTCTTCCCTCTTTGACTCTGTGACAGATGCTCTGTGAAGAAAGAGGTTTCTTTCTAGAAATAGCTGACATAATTAGAGGCCTGGGGTTAACCATATTAAAAGGGGTTATGGAAACTCGGAATGGCAAGATATGGGCACGCTTTGCTGTAGAGGTACTGTGAATTTTCTGATTTACCTTTCCTTAATACGATTTATATTGGTTGAATGCCTCCAGCCGGATAAAAGCTGTTTGTGTGTTCGGTTCTCAAGAGTTTCAAATTGGCATTGTTGACGTCTCGAGGAGGCTATCTACGTGGCATAGTGATAGAAAAGTGACTTAGAAGATGTTGTATGATTTAAAGTTCTCGAGTTCCAAAATCACTGCGGACTATAGTTTTTGGAGCACGAACAATCTAACACCTGCACTCTTAAATAAAAATCTAATGTGCATTTGTTTTGCCAGGCCAATAGAGATGTTACGAGGATGGAAATCTTTCTCTCATTAGTCCACTTTCTGGAGCAAAGTTCGAAAATTTGCATTCCGCAAGCCAAAAACGCCAGCTGTGACAAAACAACCGTCCAACAAACCAACCATGCCGCATCTCTTCCAGTGACTGGTGTCCCATAACTTCCACTGATCCATTCAAGATCACCAGACATTCAGTTTGCATATGTTAAGAGTGAGCAACCTTGGAAGCTCGCAATGACTAACATTTCTTCTGATCAAATCACACCAATGTTTTCTTTGAAGCTGGAATGCATAATAGTTGGGGGGTTTCGACCGTGGAACAGAAGGCCAGTTAGAAGGAAATGGTTTGTTAATGTATTTGCAGTGATGTTCTTAGTTTTCTAATGTATAGTAATGATGATGAAAGAGATAATACGGGGAAACTGGTGGTTCATTTTACACTTTTTAGGATTTTTATTGGATCAGATTCCTTATTTTTTCCTTTAAACAGAAAAGTAAAAATTTCTGATGCTGTCTCTAAATTGAAGTGGTCATTTGTGACTTCATGAAAACAGCAGCATGGATTCAGTCTCATCTTCTTCATGACCTATCTCAAGGTTTCTTTCATGCATCTATTTTACGTACCTCGAGTTTTGCATgacattgttcaaattattaatttgCTGTTTGGTCTCTGATGTAAAATTAATGTCCCTTTTACATGTACTAGCATcatgcacgtgcgttgcacgtaatatcaattatattataaaaattttgatttttttaaaaaaatttgaatcatttaattatttatatgtgCTTAATTTCTTATCATATTAGACGATTTTTAAGAATTTATATAACTTACTTTCAAATTGTTTTCcaaattaaaattcaagcagttgattttatgttatataataaattataatgaaCATAATATATAGAACAAAATGAACTGAaataaagtttttttaaaaaaattatgtattcAAACACCACGAATAAAATGCACA is drawn from Primulina eburnea isolate SZY01 chromosome 10, ASM2296580v1, whole genome shotgun sequence and contains these coding sequences:
- the LOC140842373 gene encoding transcription factor LHW-like isoform X3 — protein: MGYLLKEALKTLCGFDQWSYAVLWKIGYQNPNLLVWEECYYDLNSYPTHQDFNASWGATVASNFQSQYNTGEKVSLLINKMMMDNQVNIVGEGLVGRVAFTGNHQWILSENFRGEAHPPEVLNEVCQQFSAGMKTVAVIPVLPHGVVQFGSYLTIGENLGFVHDVLTLVFQLGEVPGVLLSDNYMSKEPARRFGAPVCLGSYAHVDSSLEFAIQVLNSSPSCMKLHDYNHIATIAPTEKTEVYPSISEIWMNQHTPVNVPRSTLDFPSSTCLLNRGSISCIEQSDSGCEGPFNSLCGIPLPTLSKTSTSTSCSIEGVSTPHNVETLSRIDSCSNASRTVNESITSKSSASIGIKNVNLLKREAYFSDSVDHLRTNSLLGNSSGIQHYHMEKQLAENYFCKSNKELDIITHEISMSGHNERQNTVAHSIPSLVEDDNKQKLKDQSHTMSDTKYDESYVQSQSGDDLFDILGAEFKNKIFSSRWKSSKSPPNLHSNMNIPSKKSLASSEIYAASQGNLDSGIISSGPNHLLDAVVSNVYSAVKSVLDDSVSCGTTLTNASSSLLPKTGISYSRCGVSNQTKGELLGVPKYIATAGMMSSCSLRNASSKEDSGTCSQLSSIYGSQISSWIGKGHDMNPNNSVSNGCSKQPDETSTLNRKRLKPGENPRPRPKDRQMIQDRFKELRQIVPNGAKCSMDALLERTIKHMLFLQSVTKHSDKLKQAGEPKLQITNTDGSLLLKNNFEGGATWAYEVGSQSMVCPLIVEDLNQPRQMLVEMLCEERGFFLEIADIIRGLGLTILKGVMETRNGKIWARFAVEANRDVTRMEIFLSLVHFLEQSSKICIPQAKNASCDKTTVQQTNHAASLPVTGVP
- the LOC140842373 gene encoding transcription factor LHW-like isoform X4, producing the protein MMMDNQVNIVGEGLVGRVAFTGNHQWILSENFRGEAHPPEVLNEVCQQFSAGMKTVAVIPVLPHGVVQFGSYLTIGENLGFVHDVLTLVFQLGEVPGVLLSDNYMSKEPARRFGAPVCLGSYAHVDSSLEFEIRNDLQSTVAAIQVLNSSPSCMKLHDYNHIATIAPTEKTEVYPSISEIWMNQHTPVNVPRSTLDFPSSTCLLNRGSISCIEQSDSGCEGPFNSLCGIPLPTLSKTSTSTSCSIEGVSTPHNVETLSRIDSCSNASRTVNESITSKSSASIGIKNVNLLKREAYFSDSVDHLRTNSLLGNSSGIQHYHMEKQLAENYFCKSNKELDIITHEISMSGHNERQNTVAHSIPSLVEDDNKQKLKDQSHTMSDTKYDESYVQSQSGDDLFDILGAEFKNKIFSSRWKSSKSPPNLHSNMNIPSKKSLASSEIYAASQGNLDSGIISSGPNHLLDAVVSNVYSAVKSVLDDSVSCGTTLTNASSSLLPKTGISYSRCGVSNQTKGELLGVPKYIATAGMMSSCSLRNASSKEDSGTCSQLSSIYGSQISSWIGKGHDMNPNNSVSNGCSKQPDETSTLNRKRLKPGENPRPRPKDRQMIQDRFKELRQIVPNGAKCSMDALLERTIKHMLFLQSVTKHSDKLKQAGEPKLQITNTDGSLLLKNNFEGGATWAYEVGSQSMVCPLIVEDLNQPRQMLVEMLCEERGFFLEIADIIRGLGLTILKGVMETRNGKIWARFAVEANRDVTRMEIFLSLVHFLEQSSKICIPQAKNASCDKTTVQQTNHAASLPVTGVP
- the LOC140842373 gene encoding transcription factor LHW-like isoform X1, which gives rise to MGYLLKEALKTLCGFDQWSYAVLWKIGYQNPNLLVWEECYYDLNSYPTHQDFNASWGATVASNFQSQYNTGEKVSLLINKMMMDNQVNIVGEGLVGRVAFTGNHQWILSENFRGEAHPPEVLNEVCQQFSAGMKTVAVIPVLPHGVVQFGSYLTIGENLGFVHDVLTLVFQLGEVPGVLLSDNYMSKEPARRFGAPVCLGSYAHVDSSLEFEIRNDLQSTVAAIQVLNSSPSCMKLHDYNHIATIAPTEKTEVYPSISEIWMNQHTPVNVPRSTLDFPSSTCLLNRGSISCIEQSDSGCEGPFNSLCGIPLPTLSKTSTSTSCSIEGVSTPHNVETLSRIDSCSNASRTVNESITSKSSASIGIKNVNLLKREAYFSDSVDHLRTNSLLGNSSGIQHYHMEKQLAENYFCKSNKELDIITHEISMSGHNERQNTVAHSIPSLVEDDNKQKLKDQSHTMSDTKYDESYVQSQSGDDLFDILGAEFKNKIFSSRWKSSKSPPNLHSNMNIPSKKSLASSEIYAASQGNLDSGIISSGPNHLLDAVVSNVYSAVKSVLDDSVSCGTTLTNASSSLLPKTGISYSRCGVSNQTKGELLGVPKYIATAGMMSSCSLRNASSKEDSGTCSQLSSIYGSQISSWIGKGHDMNPNNSVSNGCSKQPDETSTLNRKRLKPGENPRPRPKDRQMIQDRFKELRQIVPNGAKCSMDALLERTIKHMLFLQSVTKHSDKLKQAGEPKLQITNTDGSLLLKNNFEGGATWAYEVGSQSMVCPLIVEDLNQPRQMLVEMLCEERGFFLEIADIIRGLGLTILKGVMETRNGKIWARFAVEANRDVTRMEIFLSLVHFLEQSSKICIPQAKNASCDKTTVQQTNHAASLPVTGVP
- the LOC140842373 gene encoding transcription factor LHW-like isoform X2, giving the protein MGYLLKEALKTLCGFDQWSYAVLWKIGYQNPNLLVWEECYYDLNSYPTHQDFNASWGATVASNFQSQYNTGEKVSLLINKMMMDNQVNIVGEGLVGRVAFTGNHQWILSENFRGEAHPPEVLNEVCQQFSAGMKTVAVIPVLPHGVVQFGSYLTIGENLGFVHDVLTLVFQLGEVPGVLLSDNYMSKEPARRFGAPVCLGSYAHVDSSLEFEIRNDLQSTVAAIQVLNSSPSCMKLHDYNHIATIAPTEKTEVYPSISEIWMNQHTPVNVPRSTLDFPSSTCLLNRGSISCIEQSDSGCEGPFNSLCGIPLPTLSKTSTSTSCSIEGVSTPHNVETLSRIDSCSNASRTVNESITSKSSASIGIKNVNLLKREAYFSDSVDHLRTNSLLGNSSGIQHYHMEKQLAENYFCKSNKELDIITHEISMSGHNERQNTVAHSIPSLVEDDNKQKLKDQSHTMSDTKYDESYVQSQSGDDLFDILGAEFKNKIFSSRWKSSKSPPNLHSNMNIPSKKSLASSEIYAASQGNLDSGIISSGPNHLLDAVVSNVYSAVKSVLDDSVSCGTTLTNASSSLLPKTGISYSRCGVSNQTKGELLGVPKYIATAGMMSSCSLRNASSKEDSGTCSQLSSIYGSQISSWIGKGHDMNPNNSVSNGCSKQPDETSTLNRKRLKPGENPRPRPKDRQMIQDRFKELRQIVPNGAKCSMDALLERTIKHMLFLQSVTKHSDKLKQAGEPKITNTDGSLLLKNNFEGGATWAYEVGSQSMVCPLIVEDLNQPRQMLVEMLCEERGFFLEIADIIRGLGLTILKGVMETRNGKIWARFAVEANRDVTRMEIFLSLVHFLEQSSKICIPQAKNASCDKTTVQQTNHAASLPVTGVP